In Leptospira stimsonii, the following proteins share a genomic window:
- a CDS encoding TldD/PmbA family protein, translating into MDLDQSVEYVLGVCKQKGLDQYDLVGSESKDVGIELFKKRVSNTELSNSRGIGIRLIQDGKPGYSYSEKLSEEALSQMVEDAIAQAKISDPLDIDLPGQTELPKIPIRSYEESLESLGFEWLKSTGEKLDELAWTADERIENVPYSYAGKTWNRFILANSKGLFHSEKSNLISAGVALVATDGKSKKMGGYTKSGLDIDQIRPEKIVSTATERSLSLLGAEPVKSGNYPIVLSNRVSPQIFGMFSSPFSADSVQKGLSRLEGKLGSPVASPIWNVFCDPHIVDYPGSRLLDAEGVLTRKKAIIENGILQTYLYNLESAKKAGVSSTGNAVRSYGGRVGTSFTNYVVPKGKESLEDLLSRYPECIYVLKLEGGSGCSAVSGEISIGVQGFYYKNGKPVHPVDRITMNLNFFDLLFAIEGISNEYNDSYSSIKIPDILIREASIAG; encoded by the coding sequence ATGGACTTGGATCAATCCGTTGAATACGTGTTAGGCGTTTGTAAACAAAAAGGTCTCGATCAATACGATCTCGTCGGTTCGGAATCCAAGGACGTTGGAATCGAACTTTTTAAAAAGAGAGTGAGTAACACCGAACTTTCCAATTCGAGAGGAATCGGAATTCGTCTGATCCAAGACGGAAAACCCGGCTATTCCTACAGCGAAAAACTTTCCGAAGAAGCCTTGTCCCAGATGGTCGAAGACGCAATCGCTCAGGCAAAGATATCGGATCCTTTGGACATCGATCTTCCCGGACAAACGGAACTTCCGAAAATTCCGATTCGTTCTTACGAAGAATCTTTGGAATCCCTGGGTTTTGAGTGGTTGAAATCCACCGGAGAAAAACTGGACGAACTCGCTTGGACGGCCGACGAACGAATCGAGAACGTTCCGTATTCTTATGCGGGAAAAACCTGGAACCGATTTATATTAGCAAATTCGAAAGGACTGTTTCACAGCGAAAAATCGAATCTGATCTCCGCGGGAGTTGCGTTAGTCGCAACCGACGGTAAATCGAAAAAGATGGGTGGTTATACGAAGTCCGGATTGGACATCGATCAAATCCGACCCGAAAAGATCGTATCCACTGCGACCGAACGTTCTCTTTCTCTTTTGGGAGCGGAACCGGTAAAGAGTGGAAATTATCCGATCGTTCTTTCCAATCGGGTCAGTCCTCAGATTTTCGGAATGTTCTCTTCCCCGTTTTCTGCGGACAGCGTTCAAAAAGGTCTTTCCCGTCTGGAAGGAAAACTCGGTTCTCCGGTCGCTTCTCCGATTTGGAACGTATTCTGCGATCCTCATATCGTGGACTATCCCGGTTCGAGACTTTTAGACGCCGAAGGAGTTTTGACTCGCAAAAAAGCGATCATCGAAAACGGAATTCTTCAGACGTATCTTTATAACTTAGAATCCGCAAAAAAAGCGGGTGTGAGTTCGACGGGCAACGCGGTTCGTTCTTACGGAGGACGTGTGGGAACTTCATTCACCAATTACGTCGTTCCGAAAGGGAAAGAATCCCTTGAAGACTTACTTTCCCGTTATCCGGAATGTATCTATGTTCTAAAACTGGAAGGTGGTTCGGGTTGTAGCGCGGTTTCGGGAGAAATTTCGATCGGAGTGCAAGGATTCTATTATAAAAATGGAAAGCCCGTTCATCCCGTGGATCGTATAACAATGAATTTAAACTTTTTTGATCTTCTTTTTGCAATCGAAGGAATTTCAAACGAGTACAACGATTCCTATTCTTCCATAAAGATTCCCGATATATTAATTCGGGAAGCGAGCATCGCCGGGTAA
- a CDS encoding alpha-2-macroglobulin family protein, with protein MPKFLSKTYFLLFFLLATGLSAQVRIEFTPTGEVKKPSQIRARFSESMIPLGNPKFSLNPFEIRCPVKGSERWVDDKNWVLEFPSPLPGGVECSFETKKVKSISGNSLSEGEKFSFHTGGPEIDSSSPYEGGIVDEDQIFILDLDSEVDLSSASDHLYFVTEGIRDKIGFSRITGSLEKELLKANYREGKEERTILIKADQKFPSGKNIQLVLEQGLKSKSGVARTSTRKVGFTVRKAFLAEFNCDRVNAKAACIPSLPLTVNFSAPVSVELLRKIQLQTSEGKLIPAKVSSEEGNYDYGVSFPTPLSPKAKFQILLPSGIKDDAGRSLANQSSFPLTVSTDDYPPLLKFAARFGILERYPEAVLPVTIRNLEAENPVRLYQVKTSPETKEIVQQQFDKLKEKGKEILNWATGKDEKNQTPPKQFTGKEVILGVGQISEIVQYLKILESLDHKDSIFDPSRNQLPPGTNEIKLQSKQGVRRFEVVGIPLKSPGFHVVEMKSDVLGNSLLGKNQPFYVRTGALVTNLSIHFKWGRESSLVWVTRLSDAKPVPNADVQIFNCKNEKIFYGKTGSSGTLIVKGIPTRSSVPYCSWKPYENGLFLTAAYEDDFTFSHSRWQNGIENWRFNLPGDYGASNVLFHPVMDRTLFRAGETVSMKIVSRAKKTSGFEIPGVSEYPSSAKIIHSGTEKEYSVSLKWNPEGASAIQFKIPKEANLGVYRVLLNEFSGKNHEGQVFIGEFRVEEFRVPLMKAEFQTNGSNIAPSKIGITGNVRYLSGGGAGKIPVLLRTRVLPGGGISFSDYSEFLFSNGKVAQSSEEQGEIQNAGFTKTQLTLDGKGFFDATVKSIPESDSPQRLEAELEYRDPNGEIQSAFRSFPIYPSEFHIGIAPESWAAVQDSVKFKVVVLDLKGTAVEGKKVTVKSFTKKYYSNRKRLVGGFYSYDHKYEIKEIGEFCSGKTNTKGILFCNGSVKETGEIYFEASLSGEEVKANSSVWITGKEDLWFAASDHDRMDLLPEKKEYQAGEKARFQVRMPFREATALITVEREGILTSFTKVLTGKEPMIEIPVENSYAPNVFVSVLAIRGRVDSPKETALVDLARPSFRLGLAQIRVGWKPFEVPVRVETDKTVYATRQKAKVKIQIEHPSSQIKKDSRVTLVAVDQGLLELKPNDTWDLLRAMMKERGNSVETSTAQLQVIGRRHFGLKSLPPGGGGGGATTRELFDTLLYWKADLKPDENGKLEVEVPLNDSLTSFKIVAIVHSGKDKFGSASTQIQTTRDLLVYPSIAPFAREKDLVRSGLTIKNTTDRTMDLSITPKTSPDLGLETKNVKIVAGESTVVQWEFGIPNKKNEIVYEFLTKENGGSFTDTVRFRQKIGESVPVRVLQSTFVQVEDGRLNVPIQENQEAIAGSGELEISLKSSLTGGAILSAKDSMNRYPYSCLEQKLSKSISAGSQKDWDQIMDQLTSYMDGDGLLKFFPSSWYGSEILTAYLLILSSESGYKIPDATRDTLIEALNRYSKDLIFRSSYISNTDTRLRKIIVLDAISRFTALNDDSIRAIQTDPKILPSDILISLRNIYSRSNTFKNQIPAIDILLKSRFRIQGTSYNFVDESGLWWLLSSNDSTVMRTILSVVKDPAWKEDLPRMIRGAITRQKKGSWDITTANALGILAFQNYSKQFERDSVEGTTMISLENQSNTLEWKNKKDPSTLSLPMPKTTQNLEFVQNGNGKPYAVIHTKAALPLKEKLESGMRLEKEILDESGSKKSSFKDGDLVRVRLKIYTESTLSWVAIKDPIPAGASILGSGLGNDSRSGSEVVTEGDWWSSPTFVERKWEGYTAYFEYLPAGSVTLEYVYRINQSGKFVLPSTRVEAMYLPDQFAEVPNADQTVQKD; from the coding sequence ATTCCCAAATTTTTATCTAAAACTTATTTCTTACTTTTTTTTCTATTGGCTACGGGCTTGAGCGCGCAGGTTCGAATCGAGTTCACGCCGACCGGTGAAGTCAAAAAACCTTCTCAAATCCGCGCTCGTTTTTCGGAATCGATGATTCCTCTTGGAAATCCAAAATTCTCTTTGAATCCTTTTGAAATTCGTTGTCCCGTAAAGGGAAGCGAACGTTGGGTGGATGATAAGAATTGGGTTTTGGAATTTCCATCTCCGCTTCCCGGCGGCGTGGAATGCAGTTTTGAAACCAAAAAAGTAAAATCGATCTCAGGCAATTCTCTCTCAGAAGGTGAAAAATTCTCCTTTCATACGGGCGGTCCTGAAATCGATTCCTCCTCTCCGTACGAGGGTGGGATCGTAGACGAGGATCAGATTTTTATTTTAGATCTGGATTCGGAAGTCGATCTTTCTTCGGCGAGTGATCACCTCTATTTTGTCACGGAAGGAATTCGAGACAAGATCGGATTTAGTCGAATCACGGGTTCCTTGGAGAAAGAACTTCTCAAAGCGAACTATAGGGAAGGCAAAGAAGAAAGAACGATTCTTATCAAGGCAGATCAAAAGTTTCCGAGCGGAAAAAATATCCAGTTGGTTTTAGAACAAGGACTCAAATCTAAATCCGGTGTCGCGAGAACTTCCACGAGAAAAGTGGGCTTCACGGTTCGTAAAGCATTCCTTGCGGAGTTCAACTGCGATCGTGTCAACGCAAAGGCCGCTTGTATTCCTTCCTTACCTCTGACCGTAAATTTTAGCGCACCCGTTTCCGTGGAACTCTTGCGAAAGATTCAACTGCAAACATCGGAGGGAAAGTTGATACCCGCAAAGGTTTCTTCCGAGGAAGGGAACTACGACTATGGCGTGAGTTTTCCGACTCCACTTTCTCCCAAAGCGAAGTTTCAGATTCTTCTTCCATCCGGAATCAAAGACGACGCGGGAAGAAGTCTCGCCAATCAATCCTCTTTTCCTCTTACGGTTTCCACGGATGATTATCCGCCTCTTTTGAAATTTGCGGCGCGATTCGGAATTTTGGAACGTTATCCGGAAGCGGTTCTTCCCGTTACGATTCGAAATCTGGAAGCGGAGAATCCGGTTCGGCTCTATCAAGTAAAGACAAGTCCGGAAACAAAAGAAATCGTTCAACAGCAGTTTGATAAGCTGAAAGAAAAGGGAAAAGAAATTCTCAACTGGGCAACGGGAAAGGATGAAAAAAATCAAACTCCACCGAAACAGTTTACGGGTAAGGAAGTGATTCTCGGGGTTGGACAAATTTCAGAAATCGTTCAATATTTAAAGATTTTAGAATCACTGGATCATAAGGATTCCATTTTCGATCCGAGTCGAAATCAACTCCCTCCGGGAACAAACGAAATCAAACTTCAATCCAAACAGGGAGTCCGACGTTTTGAAGTGGTTGGAATTCCTCTCAAATCTCCCGGCTTTCACGTCGTGGAAATGAAATCGGACGTATTAGGAAATTCTTTATTAGGAAAGAATCAACCGTTTTACGTGCGCACGGGTGCGCTCGTCACCAATCTTTCGATCCATTTTAAATGGGGGAGAGAGTCTTCTCTCGTTTGGGTGACAAGACTGAGCGACGCGAAACCGGTCCCGAACGCCGATGTACAAATTTTCAATTGTAAGAATGAGAAAATTTTCTACGGAAAGACAGGCTCCTCCGGTACGCTGATCGTAAAAGGAATCCCTACGAGAAGTTCCGTTCCGTATTGTTCTTGGAAACCGTATGAAAACGGTCTTTTTTTGACGGCCGCATACGAAGACGATTTTACGTTCAGTCATTCTCGTTGGCAAAACGGAATCGAGAATTGGAGATTCAACCTTCCCGGAGATTACGGTGCGAGTAACGTTCTCTTTCATCCGGTGATGGACAGAACTCTGTTCCGGGCCGGTGAAACGGTTTCGATGAAGATCGTGTCCAGAGCGAAAAAAACGAGCGGTTTTGAAATTCCGGGCGTGAGCGAATATCCGAGTTCCGCTAAGATCATCCATTCCGGCACCGAAAAAGAATATTCTGTTTCTCTAAAATGGAATCCGGAAGGTGCGAGCGCGATTCAGTTTAAAATTCCGAAGGAAGCGAATCTCGGGGTCTATCGAGTTTTGTTAAACGAATTTAGCGGCAAAAATCACGAAGGTCAAGTTTTCATCGGAGAATTTCGTGTGGAGGAGTTCAGAGTTCCGCTGATGAAGGCGGAGTTTCAGACGAACGGGTCGAATATCGCTCCATCCAAGATCGGAATTACCGGAAACGTACGATATCTTTCCGGAGGAGGAGCGGGTAAAATCCCTGTCCTTCTAAGAACCCGCGTACTTCCCGGAGGAGGCATTTCTTTTTCGGATTATTCCGAATTTTTGTTTAGCAACGGTAAGGTGGCCCAAAGTTCCGAGGAGCAAGGTGAAATTCAAAACGCTGGGTTTACAAAAACTCAGCTCACCTTGGATGGGAAAGGTTTTTTTGATGCGACCGTGAAGTCGATTCCGGAATCGGATTCTCCCCAAAGGCTCGAAGCCGAGTTGGAATACAGGGATCCCAACGGTGAAATCCAAAGTGCGTTTCGATCCTTTCCGATCTATCCTTCCGAATTTCATATAGGAATCGCTCCGGAAAGTTGGGCGGCAGTTCAAGATTCGGTAAAGTTCAAGGTGGTCGTTCTCGATCTCAAGGGGACGGCGGTGGAAGGAAAGAAAGTAACCGTAAAGTCCTTTACGAAGAAATACTATTCCAATCGAAAACGTCTCGTAGGAGGATTTTATAGTTACGATCACAAATACGAGATCAAGGAAATCGGCGAGTTTTGTTCCGGGAAAACCAATACAAAAGGGATTTTGTTTTGCAACGGATCCGTAAAAGAAACGGGAGAAATTTACTTTGAAGCATCCTTATCCGGTGAAGAGGTAAAGGCAAATTCTTCCGTTTGGATTACGGGCAAGGAAGATCTTTGGTTTGCCGCGAGCGACCACGATCGAATGGATCTTCTTCCGGAGAAAAAAGAATACCAAGCCGGAGAGAAGGCGAGGTTTCAGGTTCGAATGCCATTTCGAGAAGCGACCGCGCTCATTACCGTGGAACGAGAAGGGATTCTCACTTCGTTTACGAAGGTTTTGACGGGGAAAGAACCGATGATCGAAATCCCGGTAGAGAATTCGTATGCTCCGAACGTCTTTGTTTCGGTTCTTGCGATTCGAGGAAGAGTCGATAGTCCGAAAGAAACGGCTCTTGTCGATTTAGCGAGGCCGTCCTTCCGTTTAGGGCTCGCGCAGATTCGTGTCGGTTGGAAACCGTTCGAGGTTCCCGTTCGTGTGGAAACCGACAAGACCGTCTACGCTACGAGACAAAAAGCAAAAGTCAAAATTCAAATCGAACATCCTTCGTCCCAGATAAAAAAAGACTCGAGGGTCACGTTAGTCGCTGTCGACCAAGGGCTTTTGGAACTAAAGCCCAATGATACCTGGGATTTGTTGCGCGCGATGATGAAAGAAAGAGGAAATTCCGTGGAAACGTCCACGGCGCAACTTCAAGTGATCGGAAGAAGGCACTTCGGTTTAAAAAGTCTGCCACCAGGTGGGGGCGGAGGTGGAGCGACCACACGCGAACTCTTTGATACGCTTCTTTATTGGAAAGCGGATCTCAAGCCGGACGAAAACGGAAAACTGGAAGTCGAAGTTCCTCTGAATGATTCTTTGACATCGTTTAAGATCGTGGCCATTGTTCATTCCGGAAAAGATAAGTTCGGTTCCGCTTCGACTCAGATTCAAACCACAAGAGATCTTCTCGTTTATCCTTCCATTGCTCCTTTTGCTAGAGAAAAGGATCTTGTTCGAAGCGGACTTACGATCAAGAATACTACGGACCGTACGATGGATCTGTCCATCACTCCGAAAACATCTCCGGATCTAGGGTTAGAGACGAAGAATGTGAAAATCGTAGCCGGAGAATCCACAGTCGTACAGTGGGAGTTTGGGATCCCGAACAAAAAAAATGAAATCGTCTATGAGTTTCTCACAAAAGAAAATGGAGGAAGTTTTACCGACACGGTTCGTTTTCGTCAGAAAATCGGCGAGTCCGTTCCAGTAAGAGTTTTACAATCCACTTTTGTTCAAGTGGAGGACGGTAGGCTTAACGTTCCCATCCAAGAAAATCAGGAAGCGATTGCGGGAAGTGGAGAATTGGAAATCAGCCTGAAGTCTTCTCTGACCGGAGGCGCCATTCTTTCTGCAAAGGATTCGATGAATCGATATCCGTATTCTTGCCTCGAACAAAAACTTTCAAAATCCATTTCAGCCGGCTCTCAAAAAGATTGGGATCAGATCATGGATCAACTGACTTCCTATATGGATGGGGACGGTCTTTTGAAATTCTTTCCTTCTTCCTGGTATGGAAGCGAGATTCTCACCGCTTATCTTTTGATTCTATCTTCCGAATCCGGGTATAAAATTCCGGACGCGACAAGAGATACATTGATCGAAGCGCTCAATCGTTATAGTAAGGATTTGATTTTTAGAAGCAGTTATATTTCGAACACGGATACGAGGCTCAGAAAGATCATCGTCCTCGATGCGATTTCTCGATTCACCGCTCTGAATGACGATAGTATCCGTGCCATTCAGACCGATCCGAAAATTCTTCCCTCCGATATTTTGATCAGTCTGAGAAATATCTATTCTCGTTCCAATACGTTTAAGAATCAGATTCCTGCCATCGACATCCTTTTAAAATCCAGATTTCGGATCCAAGGAACTTCTTATAACTTCGTGGATGAGTCCGGTCTTTGGTGGCTTCTTTCTTCGAACGATTCTACCGTGATGAGAACCATTCTTTCGGTCGTAAAAGATCCGGCTTGGAAGGAGGATCTTCCTCGCATGATTCGAGGCGCGATCACAAGACAAAAGAAAGGAAGCTGGGATATCACGACGGCAAATGCGCTCGGAATTCTCGCCTTTCAAAATTATTCCAAACAGTTCGAAAGAGATTCGGTGGAAGGAACGACTATGATCTCTTTGGAGAATCAATCAAACACGTTGGAGTGGAAGAATAAAAAGGATCCTTCTACACTTTCTCTTCCGATGCCGAAGACGACTCAGAATCTTGAGTTCGTACAGAACGGAAACGGAAAACCGTACGCGGTAATTCATACGAAAGCCGCGCTTCCTCTCAAGGAAAAATTGGAAAGTGGAATGAGATTGGAAAAAGAAATTCTGGATGAGTCCGGAAGCAAAAAATCCTCTTTCAAAGATGGAGATCTTGTTCGAGTTCGACTGAAAATTTACACGGAATCGACTTTGTCTTGGGTTGCGATCAAGGATCCGATCCCGGCGGGAGCGAGTATCTTAGGTTCCGGATTGGGAAATGATTCGAGATCGGGAAGTGAAGTCGTGACCGAAGGGGATTGGTGGTCTTCTCCTACGTTTGTGGAAAGAAAGTGGGAAGGCTATACCGCTTATTTCGAATATCTTCCGGCAGGAAGCGTGACTCTCGAATACGTATATCGGATCAATCAGTCCGGAAAGTTTGTGCTTCCTTCAACCCGGGTAGAAGCGATGTATCTTCCGGATCAGTTCGCGGAAGTTCCGAACGCCGATCAAACGGTTCAAAAGGATTGA
- a CDS encoding LIC11742 family lipoprotein produces MRILKLKNILLLGMISFLLSGCIYRDIRVPGLGTNYTQYLINSEDFQILGTVETEGVYTSWLMLWVTGETGYKELLDKSKAMGGDEIINYRFEVQETSILLVVWNRIKWKATAHAIKYREKIKKP; encoded by the coding sequence ATGAGAATTTTGAAACTAAAAAACATTCTGCTTTTAGGAATGATTTCATTCTTACTGAGCGGTTGTATTTACCGTGACATCCGCGTTCCGGGGCTGGGAACAAACTATACGCAGTATCTGATCAATTCGGAAGATTTTCAGATCCTCGGTACGGTGGAAACCGAAGGAGTTTATACTTCTTGGTTGATGCTCTGGGTCACGGGGGAAACGGGTTATAAAGAATTGTTGGACAAGTCCAAGGCGATGGGTGGAGATGAAATCATCAACTATCGTTTTGAAGTGCAGGAAACCAGCATCCTTCTCGTCGTCTGGAATCGAATCAAATGGAAGGCGACCGCACACGCCATCAAATACAGAGAAAAAATCAAGAAGCCATAA
- the pbpC gene encoding penicillin-binding protein 1C has protein sequence MSRKNIWVIWFISIFFYSNILFSESVPAYAAVRDSYQSSDGTLLDIHGRFLQTIRFDTKERRLAWVEEGEIPETLFLALLLQEDKRFFEHSGVDSIAIFGAVRDRLLGTSKRGASTLSMQLAGMFLRTKPGRRSFLDKWNQIQFAREMEESWKKSEILTAYLNLTSFRGELKGLRSASRGIFHKEPSALSDTEAILLVSMLPFPGAGAEVLSRRSCILAKKLRKEDLCSSFEKTAKIAVSKPTGLPSTGGIAYHAAQKFFRENFGSSVKSGKERTTIDFDLQWKITELAKNILDGLKSQNVAETGVVVLDNVSGAILTYVGNLPESRSFYVDAIQSRRQAGSTLKPFLYALAFDQSLLKPTSILDDSPFEWNAVSGIYRPSNYSDTYHGKVEARFALASSLNIPAIHVLDLVGVSTFVQKLQDLGIENLERSDFYGASLALGTADVTLLELTNAYRTLANGGMFSQTTLLPSVARQTFQENREEGHFWNRVYSKEASDTLGEILSNREYRSLSFGLNNHLSTRFFTAVKTGTSQDMRDNWCIGYSKKFTVGVWVGNMDGSPMRDVSGVTGAAPIWNSVMNLLQERDSEIWKPRVTVRNETPTKRIEETTSIPKIVVPGNETIFAIDPDIPEGRQKLRFSATVFENGFQWILDGKNLNDAREKETFWKPVKGFHILSLQDRTGKIVDSVVFEVR, from the coding sequence ATGAGTCGAAAGAATATATGGGTGATTTGGTTCATCAGTATATTCTTCTATTCCAATATACTATTTTCTGAGAGCGTTCCGGCTTACGCGGCCGTTCGGGATTCTTATCAATCGTCCGATGGAACACTCTTAGACATTCACGGAAGATTTCTACAAACGATTCGTTTTGATACGAAAGAAAGAAGACTTGCCTGGGTCGAAGAAGGGGAAATTCCCGAAACGTTATTTCTTGCCCTTTTGCTCCAAGAAGACAAACGTTTTTTTGAGCATTCGGGAGTGGATTCGATCGCGATTTTCGGCGCGGTTCGCGATCGACTGTTGGGAACTTCCAAACGCGGAGCGAGCACACTTTCGATGCAACTCGCCGGAATGTTTCTACGAACAAAACCGGGAAGACGAAGTTTTTTAGACAAATGGAATCAAATTCAATTTGCAAGAGAAATGGAAGAATCTTGGAAAAAGTCCGAGATTCTTACCGCGTATCTGAATCTTACTTCGTTTCGAGGAGAACTCAAGGGACTTCGTTCCGCAAGTCGAGGAATTTTTCACAAAGAACCGTCCGCGTTAAGCGACACAGAAGCGATTCTTCTTGTATCGATGCTTCCGTTTCCGGGTGCGGGCGCCGAAGTTTTGTCCAGAAGAAGTTGTATTCTTGCGAAAAAACTTCGAAAGGAGGATCTTTGTTCTTCTTTTGAGAAAACGGCAAAGATCGCGGTTTCAAAACCGACCGGACTTCCCTCTACGGGAGGAATCGCGTATCACGCCGCGCAAAAATTCTTTCGCGAGAATTTTGGATCTTCCGTAAAAAGCGGAAAAGAAAGAACGACCATCGATTTCGATCTTCAATGGAAGATCACGGAACTCGCGAAGAATATTTTAGACGGATTAAAAAGTCAGAACGTTGCCGAAACGGGAGTTGTGGTTTTGGATAACGTATCCGGTGCGATCCTTACCTATGTTGGAAATCTTCCGGAAAGCAGATCTTTTTATGTAGATGCGATTCAATCTCGAAGACAAGCCGGGTCCACTCTGAAGCCGTTTCTTTACGCCCTTGCTTTTGATCAATCGCTTTTGAAGCCCACTTCGATCTTAGACGATAGTCCTTTTGAGTGGAACGCAGTTTCCGGAATCTATCGACCATCCAATTACAGCGATACGTATCACGGTAAAGTGGAAGCGAGGTTTGCTCTGGCTTCGTCTCTCAATATACCGGCGATTCATGTATTGGATCTTGTAGGAGTTTCGACTTTCGTTCAGAAACTTCAAGACCTCGGAATTGAAAACTTAGAACGTTCGGATTTTTATGGAGCCTCTCTCGCGCTTGGAACGGCGGACGTGACTCTTTTGGAGTTGACCAATGCGTATCGAACTCTCGCCAACGGTGGAATGTTCTCCCAGACAACTCTGCTTCCTTCCGTAGCGAGACAAACGTTTCAAGAGAATCGGGAGGAGGGACATTTTTGGAATCGTGTGTATTCAAAAGAAGCCTCCGATACGTTAGGAGAAATTCTTTCCAATCGGGAATATCGTTCTCTTTCTTTCGGATTAAACAATCATCTGAGTACGCGATTTTTTACGGCAGTAAAAACGGGAACCTCTCAAGATATGAGAGACAATTGGTGCATCGGTTATTCCAAAAAATTCACCGTGGGTGTTTGGGTCGGAAATATGGACGGAAGTCCGATGAGGGACGTAAGCGGTGTTACGGGAGCGGCTCCGATTTGGAATTCGGTTATGAATCTTTTGCAAGAAAGAGATTCAGAGATTTGGAAACCCCGGGTAACAGTGCGAAACGAAACTCCCACGAAAAGAATCGAGGAGACCACTTCGATTCCTAAAATTGTAGTTCCCGGAAACGAAACGATTTTCGCGATCGATCCGGACATTCCCGAAGGCAGACAAAAACTTCGCTTTAGCGCGACGGTTTTTGAAAACGGATTTCAGTGGATTTTGGATGGAAAGAATCTGAACGATGCTCGCGAAAAGGAAACGTTTTGGAAACCCGTAAAAGGCTTTCATAT
- a CDS encoding TldD/PmbA family protein — MQTNKAHLILEAGLSRKADFVEIFEEETRSSSVSLRDRKIEQSFAGIDYGIGIRLIYGTDVLYAHTNNEDPEHLISLIDLLADSRGAAKGKGQALVFRGDLKTPSFPVQITDPRKVSPDQKLEILYRADQTARATSSHIVQVSASASDSVSKIGIYNSEGLALEDLRVRSRFSINVAAEKEGERFVASENPGARKGFEFFASLPIEQLSKTAAERALMMLSAGYIEGKKMPVVMGNGFGGVIFHEACGHPLETEAIRKKSSPFVDKLGQSIAQACLTAIDDGTIPDSWGSISVDDEGMAPQKTVLIENGILKNYLSDRIGAEEVGVARTGSGRRESYMYAPVSRMRNTYIAAGKDSFEDMLTGVEYGLFAKKMGGGSVNPSTGEFNFSVEEGYVIRNGKIAEPVRGATLIGKGDEILPKISMVGNDLELAAGMCGAASGSVPVTVGQPTLKVDEILVGGR; from the coding sequence ATGCAGACAAACAAAGCCCACCTGATCCTGGAAGCAGGCCTTTCCAGAAAAGCAGATTTCGTCGAAATATTTGAAGAAGAAACCAGATCCTCCTCGGTAAGTTTGAGAGATCGTAAGATAGAACAGAGTTTCGCGGGGATCGACTACGGAATCGGAATCCGTTTGATCTATGGAACCGACGTCCTCTACGCACATACGAACAACGAAGATCCGGAACATCTCATTTCTCTCATAGACCTTCTCGCCGATTCCAGAGGAGCCGCAAAAGGAAAAGGACAAGCCCTTGTGTTTCGAGGAGATCTTAAAACCCCATCTTTTCCAGTGCAGATCACCGATCCTAGAAAAGTTTCTCCGGATCAAAAATTAGAAATTCTTTATAGAGCGGATCAAACCGCAAGAGCTACGTCTTCGCATATCGTTCAGGTCAGTGCGTCCGCGTCGGATTCCGTTTCCAAGATCGGAATCTACAATTCGGAAGGTTTGGCCTTAGAAGACCTAAGGGTGAGAAGCAGATTTAGCATCAACGTCGCGGCCGAGAAAGAAGGAGAACGTTTTGTGGCATCGGAAAATCCGGGAGCCAGAAAGGGTTTTGAGTTTTTTGCAAGTCTTCCCATCGAGCAACTTTCCAAAACGGCCGCGGAAAGGGCTTTGATGATGTTATCCGCCGGTTATATCGAAGGAAAAAAAATGCCGGTCGTGATGGGCAACGGATTCGGAGGAGTGATCTTTCATGAAGCCTGCGGACATCCTCTGGAAACGGAAGCCATTCGTAAAAAGTCTTCTCCCTTTGTGGACAAGTTGGGACAATCCATCGCCCAAGCATGTCTGACCGCCATCGACGACGGAACCATTCCCGATTCTTGGGGAAGTATTTCCGTGGACGACGAAGGAATGGCTCCTCAGAAGACAGTTCTCATCGAGAATGGAATTCTTAAAAATTATCTTTCCGATCGAATCGGAGCCGAGGAAGTCGGAGTCGCAAGAACCGGAAGCGGACGTAGAGAAAGTTATATGTATGCTCCGGTTTCGAGAATGAGAAATACATACATCGCCGCAGGAAAGGATTCCTTCGAGGATATGCTCACGGGAGTAGAATACGGACTTTTCGCCAAAAAGATGGGCGGAGGTTCGGTAAATCCTTCCACCGGAGAATTTAATTTTTCGGTCGAAGAAGGATACGTTATCCGAAACGGCAAGATCGCGGAACCGGTGAGAGGCGCGACTCTGATCGGAAAAGGCGACGAAATTCTTCCTAAGATCAGTATGGTAGGAAACGATTTGGAACTCGCGGCAGGGATGTGCGGAGCCGCTTCCGGTTCGGTTCCCGTAACGGTCGGTCAACCGACTCTCAAAGTGGACGAAATTCTCGTGGGAGGACGCTGA